In Serinicoccus marinus DSM 15273, the genomic stretch GGTAGTTCTCGTGGGTGCCGTAGGACGCGCCCTTGCCGTCGACGTTGTTCTTGTAGAGCCGCACCTCCAGCCCCTCCTCGGCCAGGGTCCGCACCGCGCCCCAGGCGACCTCCTCCCCCGCCCGGTCGTAGCGGACGGCCGCGAGCGGCCCGGTGACCTCGGGCGAGGAGTACTCCGGGTGCGCGTGGTCGACGTAGAAGCGCGCCCCGTTGGACAGGACGGACGTCGCGATCGTCGGGTCCTCGACATCGGTCAGCTGGGAGCGGTCGGCCAGCGCCCGCGCCATCTCGAAGCCACGGGCGTCCCGCAGCGGCGTCTCGTCGGCGTAGTCCCATCCCGCGCCGGAGGGGAGCGCCGCCCCCGGGGCGGCGCCGGCGGCATACCCCCGGACGACCTGGCCGGAGAGCACCATCGGGGTCACCGGGCGCCCGGCCGGGTCCAGCTGGGTGCTGGTGATCCCCAGCTCGGTCTCGATGCCCATGACCCGGCGGACTCCCATGGCGCCGATCCTGTCACGAGCCGTGCCCGCCCCCCGGTAGCGTGCCCCGGGTGAGCGCGACCTACCGCTACGACGAGGCCCTGGCCCGCGCCCGGGAGGTGCTGCCCACCCCGGTGCTGGAGTACCTCCTCACCGGCGCCGGGGACGGTGCGTCCGCCGCCGAGGCGACGGACGCCTGGGCCGGGGTCCGGCTGCGGCCCCGGGTGCTGCGCGACGTGACCACCGTCGACCTGCGCGCCCGGGCGCTCGGCGAGGAGCTGGCCCTGCCCTTCGCCGTGGCCCCCACCACCTTGCAGCGGGCCGTCCACCCCGAGGGCGAGGTCGCGATGGCGCGGGCCTGCGCCGCGGCCGGCCAGCTGCTCGTGGTGTCCAGCAACGCCGGCTCCACCTTCGCCGACATCGGCGCCACCGGGGTCCGCTGGTGGGTCCAGGCCTACCTCACCCAGGACCGGGACCTGTCGCTGCCGCTGCTCGAGCGCGCCGTCGAGGCGGGAGCCGGCGCGGTGGTCCTCACCGTGGACACCCCGGTCGTCAGCACCAAGAGGTATGCCGGTGCCACCGTCTGGGAGGCCACGGACCCGGCCTTGCTGCGGGTGAACTTCCCGCCCGACGAGCAGCGGACCCCCGGCGCGGAGAAGGCCACCGACCTCTCCCCCGAGGACCTCGGGTGGCTGCGGGAGCGCACCGGCCTCCCGGTCGTCGTCAAGGGTGTCCTGCGTGGCGACGAGGCCGTGCGCTGCCGGGACGCGGGCGCCGACGCCGTGTGGGTCTCCAACCACGGCGGGCGCCAGCTGGACCGGGTCGTGCCGACCGCGACCGCCCTGCCGGAGATCCGGGCGGCGGTGGCACCGGGGACCGAGGTCTACGTCGACGGCGGGGTCCGCACCGGTCTGGATGTGCTCGTCGCCCTGGCCTGCGGGGCCGACCTCGTGCTCGCCGGGCGTGCTCCGGTGCTCGGCCTGGTCGACGGCGAGGACGGGGTGCGCGGCTGGCAGCAGACCTGGGCCGCCGAGCTGGTCGAGGCCCTGCGGCTGGCCGGCGTGGCCGCCGCGGCAGACGTCGCCGAGGCGGACCTCCTCACGCCCTCCGGTGGACCGGGTGACCCCGGTCGGCAGCGACCCTGACCACGGCGGACTCACTCCCCTGCACTGCGCCGCATCGAACGCAGGGCACCCTCGCTCGCGACGAAGCCGGCGGCCTCCATCCGTGGCGTCGGCCACTCGCCGGAGAGGAAGCGGGCCGTCGTCTCCGGCGGGCCCGGGGGCGGCCACGGGAGGTCGGGGTCGCGTGCCTCGGCCAGCAGCTCGCGCCGGGTCTGGTCGGCCCCGTCGTCCTCCAGCTCCTGGGTGAGCTGCCACGCGGGCAGCGTGCCCTGCACCCCGACCTGCCAGGGGTTGGCCCCCGCCTCCAGGAGCAGGCCCGCGGACTCCAGGTCCCCGAAGGTCAGCGCGGACCCCAGCGGTGTCGCGCCGCTGACCGGCTCGGCCCGGTCGGGGTCGGCGCCGTGGTCCAGCAGCAGGCCGACCGACGCCGGCCGCTCGAAGAGGAGGACCTCCTGCATCGGTGGTGCCGTGTCGGGGCCGTGCGCGTCGGGGTCGGCGCCCGCCCCGAGCAGCTGCTCGGCGAGGTCGAGGTCGTCCGCGAGCAGGGCATACGTCAGGGCCAGGCCGGGGGCCTCGCCGTCCGGGTCGGCACCCAGGTCCAGCAGCGTGGCCACCATCTCGCCGTCACATCCGGCGACGGCGAAGGTGAGCAGGTCGCCGTCGTTGCCGTCCCCGGGCCGCACCCCGTCGGGCAGGACCACGCGCGTGCCCAGGAGCTGCTCGTCCCCGCGGACCAGCTCGGCGACGCGCTCCTCGTCCCCGTCCACGACGGCGTCGTAGACCTGCTGGCCCGCGGCTGCGTGGTCCAGGTGGTCCCGGACCGTCTCCGGCGTCGGCAGCGACGGCTGCGTCTGCGAGAAGCAGGGCGGCACCCCGTCCAGCAACCCGCAACCACCCATGGCAGGGGTAGTCAGGCCGACGACGAGCAGCACCCCCACCCCGCGTCGGCCCATGGGTCATGTCTACCGCACCGGAGGTCAGGCGTCCACGCGCGGACGCGGCACCCCGGTGACGATGTCGAGGTCGAGCGTCGTGGAGGTGGCTAGCACGGTGAGGGCACGCGACCGGGTCCGCCCGGTCCCGTGGTCGACCGCGGTGAGGACGTAGCGCCCCGGCGGCGGCAGCCCGATCTCGTAGTGCCCCTCCTCGTCGGTGTGGCAGGTGCCGACGAACTCACCGGAGTGCTTGATGAGCGAGATGAGCACCTCCGCCATCGGTGTCCCGTCGTCGGTGATGTGCCCCGACAGCAGCAGCCGCTTGGCCATCACGACGTCCTCCTCGTGGCCCACGGACAGCTCGACCAGCGCGGACTGCGGCGCCCAGCCGTCGGCCGACACGACGAGCAGATAGGGCCCGGGCTCCGGCAGCGCCAGGGTGTAGCGCCCGTGGTTGTCGGTGCGGCCCCAGTCGATGTGGCGGCCGTCGGGACGCAGCACGGTGGTGACCGCCTGCCGCAGCGGGCGGCCCTGCGGGCCCACGACCTGCCCCCGCACGAGCAGCTCGGGCAGCTCGCCGCCGAGCTTGACCTCGGTGCGCTCCCCCACCGGCTCCTGCGGGTCGCCCTCCACCCCGACGTGGGCCCGCTGCGGGCGGCGGATGAAGGCCGCGATGAGCGCACCTCCGAGCGAGGCCGCGGCGCCGGCCCAGAAGATGAGCTGGTATGCCTCGAAGCGCGGCGCCATCTCCCCGCTGGACGTCTGCACCATCGAGGCCGCGAAAACCGCCGCGACCAGCGCCGAGGCCGAGGAGGTGCCGAGCGAGCGCAGCAGCGTGTTGAGGCCGTTGGCCGACGCCGTCTCGGTGATGGGCACCGCCCGCATGATGAGGGTCGGCATCGCGGCGAAGGCCAGGGCGGTGCCGAGCGAGGCCACGCTGGAGGTGATGACCACCTCCAGCACGCTGCGGTGCAGCAGCGAGCGCCCGATGAAGCCGACGGCGATGGTCACCGCACCGGCGATGAGCACCGCTCGCGGCCCGTAGCGGGTGATGAGGCCCGCCGAGACCGGCGACATGGCGACCATGAGCAGGCCGGAGGGCAGCATGACCAGCCCGGTCGAGACCACGGACAGCCCGAAACCGTAGCCGGTCTCCGCGGGCATCTGCACCTGCTGTGCCGAGGTGAGGAAGTTGGCGAACATCGCGAAGCCGATGAGCACCGACGCGGCGTTGGTGAGCAGCACGGTGCGCCGGGTCGAGGTGCGGATGTCGACCAGCGGCTGCCCGGTGCGCAGCTCCCACGGCACCCACGCGGCCAGCACGAGCCCGGCACCGGCGAGCAGGCTGAGCGTGATCGGCGAGCCCCAGCCCCACGTGCCGGCCTTGCTCACCGCGAGCAGGAAGCAGGTGAGCGCGACCGACAGCAGCAGCGCACCTGTGAGGTCGAAGCGGCCGTGGGTCTTCACGGTCGACTCCGGGACCACGCCGTAGACCGCCACGAGCATGACGACGGCGAAGCCGCCGGAGACGTAGAAGAGGGCGTGCCAGTCGAGGTTCTCGTAGATCACGCCGGCCAGCGGCATACCGATGGCACCGCCGATGCCGAGGGTCGCCGACATCAGCGCGACGCCGGAGCCGACCCGGTCGGCCGGCAGGTGGTCGCGCATGATGCTGATGCCGACCGGCACCAGGCAGGCACCGAGGCCGCTCAGCCCGCGGCCCACGACGACGAGCGCGAGCTCGCTGCTGAGCGCGGAGACGACCGAGCCGGCGATGACGGCCCACATGCAGATGATGAGCATGAGCCGCTTGCCGAACATGTCTGCGAGCCGGGACACGATCGGGGTGCCGACGGCCGCGGTGAGCAGCGTGACGGTGACCAGCCAGGAGGCGTTGTCGCTGGTCGTGCCCAGGATCTCCGGGAAGTCGGGCAGCAGCGGCAGCACGAGGGTCTGCTGCAGCGAGACGAGCGTGCCGCACAGCGCGAGCACGACGATGATCGCCGTGGTGGGGGTGGCGGGCGGCGGCTGCGAGGCTGACCTCGAGGTGGTCTTCTCGTCCGCGCCGGCTGCCATGCCTCAGACCCTATCCCCGCCGCCGGACACACCCGCCCGCACGTCCGCGTCCGCGGGCGGTCCAGCCGCTCAGCGCTCCCCGAGGTCGACCGAGCGGCCCGGCTGGGTGCCGGAGGCGTCGCCGACGAGGGTGCGGATGTAGGTGATCCGCTCGCCCTTCTTGCCGGACACCCGGGCCCAGTCGTCCGGGTTGGTGGTGCCCGTCAGGTCCTCGTTCTCCTTGAACTCGTCGAGGTATGCCTGCTCCAGGTGCCGCTCCCGCAGCCCCTCCTCGCCGCGGGTCAGCACGTCCTTGATCGCCAGCTTCTTGGCGCGGTCGACGATGTTGTGGACCATCGCACCGGAGGCGAAGTCGCGGAAGTAGAGCACCTCCTTGTCACCGCCGGCGTAGGTCACCTCGAGGAAGGCGTTGGCCGGGGAGACGGCATACATCCGCTCCACGACGCCGTCGATGAGCGCCGCGACGCCGACCGCCCGGTCCCCGCCGTGCGCGTCCAGGACGCTGGGGTGCAGCGGGATGTCGGTGGTGAGGTACTTGCCGAAGATGTCACGGGCACCCTCCGCGTCGGGCCGCTCGATCTTGATCTTCACGTCCAGGCGCCCCGGGCGCAGGATGGCGGGGTCGATCATGTCCTCCCGGTTGGAGGCGCCGATGACGATGACGTTGTCGAGCCGCTCCACCCCGTCGATCTCGGCGAGAAGCTGGGGCACGATCGTTGTCTCGACGTCGGAGGAGACGCCGGAGCCGCGGGTGCGGAAGAGCGACTCCATCTCGTCGAAGAAGACCACCACCGGGTCGCCCTCGGCCGACTTCTCCCGGGCCCGCTGAAAGATCATCCGGATGTGCCGCTCGGTCTCCCCGACGTACTTGTTGAGCAGCTCGGGGCCCTTGATGTTGAGGAAGTAGCTGCGGGCGCCCGCCGCGGTGAGGCCCTTCTGCTCCGCCGCCTGCCGGGCGAGCGAGGCGGCGACCGCCTTGGCGATGAGCGTCTTGCCGCACCCGGGCGGGCCGTAGAGCAGCACCCCCTTGGGCGGGCGCAGCTGGTGGCTCTCGTAGAGCTCGGCGTGCAGGAAGGGCAGCTCGACGGCGTCCCGGATCTGCTCGATCTGGCCGCCCAGGCCGCCGATGTCGTCGTAGGAGATGTCGGGCACCTCCTCGAGCATGAGCTCGGTCACCTCGGGGCGT encodes the following:
- a CDS encoding alpha-hydroxy acid oxidase, which codes for MSATYRYDEALARAREVLPTPVLEYLLTGAGDGASAAEATDAWAGVRLRPRVLRDVTTVDLRARALGEELALPFAVAPTTLQRAVHPEGEVAMARACAAAGQLLVVSSNAGSTFADIGATGVRWWVQAYLTQDRDLSLPLLERAVEAGAGAVVLTVDTPVVSTKRYAGATVWEATDPALLRVNFPPDEQRTPGAEKATDLSPEDLGWLRERTGLPVVVKGVLRGDEAVRCRDAGADAVWVSNHGGRQLDRVVPTATALPEIRAAVAPGTEVYVDGGVRTGLDVLVALACGADLVLAGRAPVLGLVDGEDGVRGWQQTWAAELVEALRLAGVAAAADVAEADLLTPSGGPGDPGRQRP
- a CDS encoding ankyrin repeat domain-containing protein; translated protein: MGRRGVGVLLVVGLTTPAMGGCGLLDGVPPCFSQTQPSLPTPETVRDHLDHAAAGQQVYDAVVDGDEERVAELVRGDEQLLGTRVVLPDGVRPGDGNDGDLLTFAVAGCDGEMVATLLDLGADPDGEAPGLALTYALLADDLDLAEQLLGAGADPDAHGPDTAPPMQEVLLFERPASVGLLLDHGADPDRAEPVSGATPLGSALTFGDLESAGLLLEAGANPWQVGVQGTLPAWQLTQELEDDGADQTRRELLAEARDPDLPWPPPGPPETTARFLSGEWPTPRMEAAGFVASEGALRSMRRSAGE
- a CDS encoding MFS transporter, translating into MAAGADEKTTSRSASQPPPATPTTAIIVVLALCGTLVSLQQTLVLPLLPDFPEILGTTSDNASWLVTVTLLTAAVGTPIVSRLADMFGKRLMLIICMWAVIAGSVVSALSSELALVVVGRGLSGLGACLVPVGISIMRDHLPADRVGSGVALMSATLGIGGAIGMPLAGVIYENLDWHALFYVSGGFAVVMLVAVYGVVPESTVKTHGRFDLTGALLLSVALTCFLLAVSKAGTWGWGSPITLSLLAGAGLVLAAWVPWELRTGQPLVDIRTSTRRTVLLTNAASVLIGFAMFANFLTSAQQVQMPAETGYGFGLSVVSTGLVMLPSGLLMVAMSPVSAGLITRYGPRAVLIAGAVTIAVGFIGRSLLHRSVLEVVITSSVASLGTALAFAAMPTLIMRAVPITETASANGLNTLLRSLGTSSASALVAAVFAASMVQTSSGEMAPRFEAYQLIFWAGAAASLGGALIAAFIRRPQRAHVGVEGDPQEPVGERTEVKLGGELPELLVRGQVVGPQGRPLRQAVTTVLRPDGRHIDWGRTDNHGRYTLALPEPGPYLLVVSADGWAPQSALVELSVGHEEDVVMAKRLLLSGHITDDGTPMAEVLISLIKHSGEFVGTCHTDEEGHYEIGLPPPGRYVLTAVDHGTGRTRSRALTVLATSTTLDLDIVTGVPRPRVDA
- the arc gene encoding proteasome ATPase, producing the protein MTDPTPRERHLQQQVQTLTSRVTELRGRNEALSTTLSSAKKQIEGLREDLDALASPPLTMGLVLRLVDGDADVSVAGRRIRTTISSEVDSTALHPGREVLLNDAQAIVGVAGYERAGDVVTCKEVLDDGRLTVLVRGEDERIAHRAGSVAQEQVRVGDALLLDSRSGFVTERIERPEVTELMLEEVPDISYDDIGGLGGQIEQIRDAVELPFLHAELYESHQLRPPKGVLLYGPPGCGKTLIAKAVAASLARQAAEQKGLTAAGARSYFLNIKGPELLNKYVGETERHIRMIFQRAREKSAEGDPVVVFFDEMESLFRTRGSGVSSDVETTIVPQLLAEIDGVERLDNVIVIGASNREDMIDPAILRPGRLDVKIKIERPDAEGARDIFGKYLTTDIPLHPSVLDAHGGDRAVGVAALIDGVVERMYAVSPANAFLEVTYAGGDKEVLYFRDFASGAMVHNIVDRAKKLAIKDVLTRGEEGLRERHLEQAYLDEFKENEDLTGTTNPDDWARVSGKKGERITYIRTLVGDASGTQPGRSVDLGER